The following are from one region of the Cottoperca gobio chromosome 13, fCotGob3.1, whole genome shotgun sequence genome:
- the LOC115017963 gene encoding odorant receptor 131-2-like, which translates to MADNNSLVGGEFSRRQINDQVIIVQLLVMIFLCINILLLITFLKKEGFYTTTRYILFAVMLLSDSLILIMSDILLILSYFQFTMHIWLCIIISFVVLLYLIVTPVTLTVMTLERYVAICMPLRHGELCTTRSTVNCILIIHCLSSVPCIVILSMYFASASLRIYKQYSVCSVEIFILYRWHDHVRSAVYQFYFLIMCICIVFSYVKIMKVAKAASGENKKSTWKGLRTVSLHAFQLLLCLFRLWCPLIESAILQINVRLFIDVRYFNYIMFSLAPRCLSPLIYGLRDEKFFHALKSYAFSGWYKRNI; encoded by the coding sequence ATGGCTGATAACAACTCATTGGTTGGTGGTGAGTTCTCGCGGCGGCAGATCAATGACCAGGTCATTATTGTGCAGCTTCTGGTGATGATTTTTCTTTGCATCAATATTTTGCTCttaataacctttttaaaaaaagagggcTTTTACACAACTACACGCTATATCTTATTTGCTGTTATGCTGCTGTCTGATAGCTTAATATTAATCATGTCTGATATCCTGCTAATCTTGAGCTATTTTCAATTCACTATGCACATTTGGTTATGCATAATTATCTCGTTTGTGGTACTTCTGTATCTTATAGTCACACCAGTTACTTTGACAGTAATGACTCTGGAGCGCTACGTGGCCATTTGCATGCCCTTGCGCCATGGAGAGCTGTGCACCACACGCAGCACTGTGAATTGTATCCTCATCATTCACTGCCTCAGCTCTGTACCCTGTATTGTTATTCTCTCCATGTATTTTGCATCTGCCTCTCTTAGAATTTACAAACAATACAGTGTGTGCTCTGTGgagatatttattttgtacagatGGCATGATCATGTTAGGTCAGCTGTATATCAATTTTACTTCTTGATCATGTGTATCTGCATTGTATTCTCCtatgttaaaataatgaaagtgGCCAAAGCTGCATCAGGAGAGAATAAAAAGTCAACATGGAAAGGGCTCAGAACAGTAAGTCTTCATGCTTTCCAGCTGCTGTTATGTCTTTTCCGCCTGTGGTGTCCATTGATAGAAAGTGCTATACTTCAGATTAATGTAAGGTTATTTATTGATGTCAGGTACTTTAACTACATAATGTTTAGTCTTGCTCCAAGATGCCTGAGTCCTCTCATTTATGGCCTCAGGGATGAAAAGTTCTTTCATGCACTGAAAAGCTATGCATTTTCTGGTTGGTATAAAAGAAATATTTGA